The Chitinophagales bacterium genome contains the following window.
GCTGCCAATGCTACGCATGTCTGCCTGCACCAGCCACTTTGTATTGGGTTTGTAGCGAAGACTAGCATTCACGATTTGTGCTGGCCTGCGAACTGTTTGATCATTCAAATTACCTGTAATAAAAGCACCATTACTGTATAACTGCACATGGTTGTTTGCGGTCTTACCTGCATTTAGGTATGATGGGTCAAAATATAATTTGCCATCGTTATTGCTGAAATTGGTGCTGAATGTCCATTTTGGTCCGAAGAAAATATCTAATCCTGTTTCAAAGCCACTGTTCACTTGCTTGCCAGTGTTCAGGTAAGTATCGCCTCTATAATCAGCAAAGCCTAAACTATTGATGGGTTTGCTACCATTCCACAAGTAGACGTAATCGATGTAGTTGTCCACTGTGTTATGATAAATCGCTAAACGAAACTGCATCACATCATCTACCAATGCTTTGATCCCAATTTCCTTACTCAGGCTTTGTTCTGCTTTCAGGTCTTTATTGCCCCGTGAGATACCGCTGGTGAAATTTCGTTCAGGTGCGTATGAGTGGTAGAGGCTAGGTGCTGTAAAGCCGGATGCGATATTACCGTAAAGGCTCACATTGTCTGTGAATACAAGTGATGCACCGAGTTGATAATTGATATATGAGCCAAAACGATTGTTATTGCCTGCTCTGATACCCCCTTCAACCAATAATTGTTGCTTGCCTAAATCAACCTGCCAATTGCTATTTATGTATGCAAAGGCAGTATTCATCTTGGCGCCAACTGTATCATAATTGGTTTTGGTAGAAAAATTGAATGCATAGTTCACATAATCAGTGCGCACATTCATTTTATCCTGCACAAAACCCGCACCACCTACTAATTTCAATTTGCCTTGCTGATAATTCAGTTGCAATTCGTTTGTCAGGTTTTCGCCATTGTAAGTTCCATCAAAAATGGTTCTATCGTAAGCGATAGGCGTGAGGCTGATTAGTGAAGAATCATTGAAGTCTCTACGTTCAGTTTTGGTATAACCTCCAAATACTTTAACGAAGAACTTCTCATTCAGCTTTTTACTGAATCCATAAGTAAACAAGTCTCTATTGAAACGCAGTGTATGGTTTTCATCATCCCTGAATGCGCCATTCGCGATATCGGCAATTTGTCTTACGCCTCTCCATGATACATAGGCATCCCAATCTTTTCCTTCAAATCCTGTTTTCACTGCATAATCTGCTTTGAAGAAATTCTTTGGGCGGTTGATGAAGAAGCCTGTGGCAGGAGGTAATACGCCATTGAAACCTTTGTTTACGCTATTGGTGGCTTCCGCCTGAATATAAAAGCCATTCTTGGCTGCGAATTGTATACCGCCTTGTGTATTCCAGAAAGAAGTGTTTTTACCAAAACTGCCGATGGTGTTGTTCAGCATGCCATGTAGCCCGAGCTTATTTGGTTTGCGCGTAATGATGTTCACCACACCTCCAACAGCAGAGTTGCCATAGAGTGTTCCTTGCGCGCCACGCACCACTTCCACACGATCTACATTGTTAAGCGATACTTCAGCAAAATCTAAACCATTATCCGGTGTTGATGCATCACTCAATTTAATCCCATCAATCATGATGAGGTTTTGTCGGTTGTCTGCACCGCGAATAAACAGTGTTTGTAGAGAGCCTGGTACTTGAAATGTGCCCGGTACAAAAATGCCTTCTGCTTTTTGCAGCAGGTCGGCTAAGTTTTGATAAGCCTGCTCTTTAATGTCTTTGTTGCTGATCAGCGATACACTTCTCGGTGTATTAAGAATGGATTGGGCGCTGCGTGTAGCAGTTACGGTAACTGCTTTTAATTCATGAATGGTG
Protein-coding sequences here:
- a CDS encoding TonB-dependent receptor, which translates into the protein MSIKNIFTALMMGTTAVYAQKDSTIHELKAVTVTATRSAQSILNTPRSVSLISNKDIKEQAYQNLADLLQKAEGIFVPGTFQVPGSLQTLFIRGADNRQNLIMIDGIKLSDASTPDNGLDFAEVSLNNVDRVEVVRGAQGTLYGNSAVGGVVNIITRKPNKLGLHGMLNNTIGSFGKNTSFWNTQGGIQFAAKNGFYIQAEATNSVNKGFNGVLPPATGFFINRPKNFFKADYAVKTGFEGKDWDAYVSWRGVRQIADIANGAFRDDENHTLRFNRDLFTYGFSKKLNEKFFVKVFGGYTKTERRDFNDSSLISLTPIAYDRTIFDGTYNGENLTNELQLNYQQGKLKLVGGAGFVQDKMNVRTDYVNYAFNFSTKTNYDTVGAKMNTAFAYINSNWQVDLGKQQLLVEGGIRAGNNNRFGSYINYQLGASLVFTDNVSLYGNIASGFTAPSLYHSYAPERNFTSGISRGNKDLKAEQSLSKEIGIKALVDDVMQFRLAIYHNTVDNYIDYVYLWNGSKPINSLGFADYRGDTYLNTGKQVNSGFETGLDIFFGPKWTFSTNFSNNDGKLYFDPSYLNAGKTANNHVQLYSNGAFITGNLNDQTVRRPAQIVNASLRYKPNTKWLVQADMRSIGSRQDVAYVGNLGPFGALGKQSVAGFTLFNLSANWNIHPNASLQTAVFNLFNQEYLELNGYRTRPRTVSATLQLRF